The DNA sequence GCGGCTGCGCGACGTCAAGGTCGAGCTGCTGGAGCCGGGCGAGAGCCTCGACCGTTCGTTGCGCTTGCGTATCGACGCCACGGTCGAGGCGGAGCCGTTTCCCGAGCACGTGGTCTACGACTCCGTGCTGGAGCCGGTCACACGGACCTTTGCGGTGACGAGCGTGCTCGATGTCTGACCGGCTGCTCGACTTCTACAACCGCGAGCTCTCGTTCATCCGGCAGATGGGCGAGTCCTTCGCGCGCCAGCATCCGGGCATCGCCGGCCACCTGCGGATGAGCGGCACCACGGTCGAGGACCCGCACGTCTCGCGGCTGATCGAGGCGTTCGCGCTGCTCAACGCCCGCACCCGGCTGAAGCTCGAGGACGACTTCCCGGAGCTGACCCAGTCGCTGCTCGATCTGCTGTACCCGCACTATCTGGCGCCGATCCCGTCGATGGCGATCGCGCGGCTGCGCGCCGATCCGGCGGCCGAGGGCGTCGCCAGCGTGAAGCGGATGACCGAGGTCGACACCGAGCCGGTCGCCGGCGAGACCTGCCGCTTCCGCACCTGCTTCGACACCGACGTCTGGCCGGTCGAGCTGACCGCGGTGCAGTTCAGCGGCAGCCCGGTGGTGGCGCCGGCAAACCGGCAGGCGCCGAACGCCGAGGGCGCGCTGCGGATCACGCTGCGCTGCATGAACGAGCAGGCGACGTTCAGCGACCTGCAGCCGGACCGGCTGCGCTTCTTCATCAGCGCCCAGCCGCAGATCGCCTATCTGCTCTACGAGCTGATCTTCAACCACACCCAGTCGGTCGCCTTCGCCGACGGGCCGGCGGACACCGAGCCGGTGATCGTCGACAAGTCGGTGATCGAGCCGGTCGGCTTCGGGCCGGACCAGGGCATGCTGCCCTATCCGGCCCGCTCCTTCGCCGGCTACCGACTGCTGACCGAGTTCTTCGCCTTCCCCGAGAAGTTCCTGTTCTTCGACATCGCCGGCTTCGACGCGAAGACGCTGATCGGCGCCGGGCGTACGCTGGAGCTGTTCCTGTATTTCGACCGCAGCGCCACCGAGCTGGAGCGCGGCGTCTCCGCCGATGCCCTCACCCTCGGCTGCACGCCGATCGTCAACCTGTTCCGGCAGCGTGCCGACCCGGTGCGGCTGACCCACAGCCAGAGCGAATACCGCGTGGTGCCGGATGCGCGCCGGCCGCGCGGGACCGAGGTCTATTCGGTGGACAACGTCAGCGGGCGCACCGCCGAGGGCGACGCCGTCGCGTTCGAGCCGTTCTTCGCGCTGCGCCACAGCCATGAGGACAGCGCCGGCAGGCGCTACTGGCATGCCCGCCGCTCGGCCGCGGTCGGCGACATCCCGGGCACGCAGACCCACCTCGCCTTCGTCGACCTCGACTTCAACCCCAATATCGCCCACGACCTCATCGTCTCGATCGAGACCACCTGCCTCAACCGCAACCTGCCCGACGACCTGCCGTTCGGCGGCGGCCACCCGGAGCTGCGCTTCGTCGAGCCCAACGCGGCGGTGGCCGGCATCGTCTGCGTCACCGCGCCGACATCGACGCTGCGGCTGAATTTCGGCGAGGCGGGCTATGTCCGGCTGATGTCGCACCTGGCGCTGAACCACCTCTCGCTGACCGGCGACGAGGCCGCGGCGACGCTGCGCGAGATCCTGACGCTGTACGATTTCCGCGACGCGCCGGAGACACGGGCGGTGATCGGCGGCATCGTCGAGGTGTCGACGCGGCCGACGGCCGCGCGTGCGCCGGGCGCCATCGTCGGCGCCATCTGCCGGGGGCTGGAGGTGAGCGTCACCTTCGACCCGTCGCGCTTCTCCGGCAGCGGCATGTTCCTGATGGCCAGCGTGCTGGAGCGCTTCTTCGCGCTCTATGCCTCGGCCAACTCGTTCACCCAGTTCGTCGCCCGGGTCAGGGGACGCAAGGGCCCGATGAAGAAATGGCCACCGCGCGCCGGTCAGCGACAGATTCTGTAGCCGATCGGCTGCACCACGAACCCGAGCGGTTCGCGCTGTTCCAGGCGGTGCGTCTGCTGGAGCAGGCGGCGCGCGTGGGCGCCGCCGCGCCGCCGTCGGCCGACCGCCCGGTCGGCCAGGACGCGCGGCCGGACAGCGAAGTGGTGCGGTTCCGCGCCGCCACCGGGCTCGCCTTTCCGGCCGGCGAGCTGCAGCGGATCGCCCTGGCGCCGGACCAGGAGCCGGCCGAAGGCGACGAGGCGCTGACGCAGACCGCGATCCGCCGCCGTGTCGGCCCGCAGCAGCCCGAGCTGTCGGTCAACCTGATGGGCCTGACCGGGCCGAGCGGCGTGCTGCCCCAGGGCTATTCCGAGATCCTGGTCCGGGCGCTGCGCGAACGCAGCGGCGCGATGCGCGACTTCTTCGACATGTTCAACCACCGCGCCATCGCGCTGTTCTACCGGGCGTGGGTGAAGTACCGGATGCCGTTCTCGTTCGAGCGGCACGGCGGGCGCGGCGACGACGGCGTCACCCAGTTCCTGGCCGGGCTGGTCGGGCTCGGTCACGGGCGGGCACGGCGCCGGCACGCCGCCGCCGACGAGGCGTTCTTCCACTACGCCGGGCTCTATGCCCACTGGCCGCGTTCGGTCAGCGGGCTGGAGGCGATGCTGACCGACTATCTGGACCGGCCGGTCGTCGCCGACCAGTTCTGCGGCCAGTGGCTGAAGCTGCCGGCGGAGGTGCAGACCCGGCTGGCCGGCCCGGGCAGCCCGGTGGAATCGAACTGCCAGCTCGGCGTTTCCGCGATGGCCGGCAGCCGCGCCTGGGACGTGCAGGGCACCATCCGGCTGCGCATCGGGCCGGTGCGCGGCCGGCTGTTCGAGGACCTGCTGCCCGGCGGCACCGCCTTCGCGCGCCTGCGCGACCTGGTGAGGATGTATCTGGGCCTGGAATATGCCTGCCGCCTGCAGCTGACCGTCGCGCGCGACGAGGCTCCGCCGGCCGCCCTGGACGGCCGCACCCGGCTGGGCCTGAACGGCTGGCTGATCGCCCATGCACCCAAGGCGGACCTCAAAGATGCCGAATTCGCGCTGGTGTGACGGCCGGCACAGCGAAGCGGGGTGAAGGCACGCCATGTCTAGGGACGTTAAGTCGCTGTGAATGAAATCCGGTTCACAAACAACGGTATCGTTCGGGACTGGAACCCGTGTATAAAGCGTCCGCACCGGCTGCCGCTCCCCGCGGCAAGGATGGTGCCGGGTCGCGACGGACGGCGTTTGCAGCGGACGTGTCAGCAGTCGGCCTGCCGAGCCAGGTATCAAAGCGCGAAACAGGCCAGTCGCAACAACATCTGGAACCGCGCCCCTGCGGTGAGCATGGAGTAGACCTATGGCGATCTACATGAAGCTTGGCGACAAGATCAAAGGCAACGTCACGGCGGAAGGGTTCAAGGACCAGATCGAGCTGCACTCGCTGCAGTGGGGCGTGGGACGCGGCATCTCGACCCCGGTCGGATCGTCGGCCAACCGCGAGGCTTCGGCGCCGTCGATCAGCGAGGTGACGGTCTCCAAGGAACTCGACAACGCTTCGGCCCAGCTGTTCACCGAGGCGACCACCGGCAAGGCCGACCAGGGTCTGAAGTGCGAGATCACCATCGTCAAGACCGGCGACAAGCTGGAAGAGATCGCCAAGTTCACGCTGGAGAACACCATGATCAGCGGCTATTCGCTGAGCAGCGGCGGCGACCGGCCCTCGGAATCGCTCAGCCTCAACTTCACCAAGGTCGAGTACAAGGTCACCCCGACGCAGCCGGACGGCAAGGCCGGCGACCCGGTGACCTCCTCGTTCAACCTGGCCACCGGCAAGGCCTGATTCGCGCCAAGGTCCCGGCCGGCCTCGCGTGCGGGGCCGGCCGCCTCTCTCCGGCAGGCGCGACGGGCACGGCAGCCGTGACCCTCGGCCGGCCAAGCCGTGCAGGGGCTCCGGCCATTGGCTGACCAGATCACTCAGGACGAACGCCGCCTTTCCGTCGAATCGCCGCTCGGCGCGGACGTACTGCTGATCTCCGGGTTCAGCGGGACGGAGGGCCTGTCGCAGCTGTTCGATTTCCGGCTCGACCTGCTCTCGGCGACGACCGACATCACGCCCGACAAGCTGCTCGGCAAGTCGGTGACCGTGAAGATCGACCGCCCCGGCGGCGACCCGCGCTATTTCAACGGCGTCGTCCGCCGGTTCGCGCCCGGCGCGATGGGCGCGCGCGGCCTGCGCAGCTATGTCGCCGACATCGTGCCGACGCTGTGGCTGCTGACCCAGACGGCCGACCACAAGATCTTCCAGGAGAAGACCGCCAAGGACATCATCGAGGATGTGCTGAAAGGCCACGACGTGACCAACTACCGGTTCGGCGTGATCAAGGAGAGCCATCCGACCCGCGAATACTGCGTCCAGTACGGCGAGACCGCCTTCGCCTTCGTCCAGCGGCTGATGGAGGAGGAAGGCATCTTCTTCTTCATCGAGCACAAGCAGGGCGAGCACACCATCGTCATCGCCGACGACAAGGCCGCCTATGTCGACTGCGCCGACGCGCAGGTCGAGCTGACCGGCGACGCCATGCTCAGCAACGCCGTCAGCCAGTGGCAGCCCAACTACCGCTTCCAGACCGGCAAGTGGACCCAGCGCGACTTCGACTTCGAGCAGCCCGGCACGGTCAAGGACCTGCAGACCGAACAGGCCACCGGCATCTCGATCTCGGCCTTCTCCAGCTACGAGCGCTTCCAGTATCCGGGGCTCTACGTCAAGAAGACCGACGGCACGCTGCTGACCCGCCTGCAGATGGAGACCGTCGAGGCAGGGTATCACGTGGTCGACGGCGCCAGCGACCTGGCCAGCTTCGTGCCCGGCGCGAAGATCAAGGTGAAGAACGATCCCGACGGCGCCGACAGCAGCTATGTGCTGACGGCGGTCAGCCACACCGCCAGCGGCGGCTCGCTGCAGGCCGGCGGCGGCGGTGGCGAGAGCTATGCCAACGGCTTCAGCTGCATTCCGGCGGACGTCGTGTTCCGCCCGCCGCGGCTGACCCCGAAGCCGATGGTGCACGGCCCGCAGACCGCCATCGTCGTCGGCCAGTCGGGGCAGGAGATCTTCTGCGACAAGTACGGCCGCATCAAGGTGCAGTTCCACTGGGACCGCTACGGCAAGTCCGACGAGAACAGCTCGTGCTGGATCCGCGTCGCCCAGGCCTGGGCCGGCGCCAAGTGGGGCACCATCTTCACCCCGCGCGTCGGCATGGAGGTGGTGGTCGAGTTCCTGGACGGCGACCCGGACCGGCCGCTGGTCACCGGCTGCGTCTACAACGGCGACAACGGCGTGCCCTACACGCTGGCCGACAACAAGACGCAGTCGGGCGTGCTGACCCGCAGCTCCACCGGCGGCGCGGCCGCGAACGCCAACGAGCTGCGGTTCGAGGACAAGAAGGGCTCGGAGGAGGTCTTCTTCCACGCCGAGAAGGACTTCAAGCGCGAGGTCGAGAACGACGACACGCTGACCGTCGACCACGACCGCAAGAAGACGATCAAGAACGACGAGACCATCGAGGTGCAGGGCAACCGCACCGACACGGTGAAGAAGGACGAGACAGTCACCATCGAGGGCAACCGCACCAAGACGGTCAAGAAGGACGACACGCTGACCGTGGACGCCGACCGCAGCGCGACCGTCAAGGGCAAGGACACGACGACCGTCACCGGCGACACCACGGTCACCGTCAGCAGCGGCAACTTCTCGCTGCAGGCGTCGGCCGGCCAGGTAACGATCGAGGCGGCGCAGTCGATCGAGTTGAAGGTGGGCGGGAACAGCGTCAAGATCGACCCGTCCGGCGTGACGATCAACGGCACCATGGTCAAGGCCTCCGGCTCGGCCTCCGTCACCGTCGAGGGCTCCATGACCAAGGTCGCCGGCAGCGGCATGCTGCAGCTGCAGGGCGGCCTGGTGAAGGTAAACTGACCGCGATGCACGTCGACATCGGCCCGCTGAAGAAGATCGTCGCGCCGTCGGCCGACCCGTTGCTGGCGCCGGCGCATCTGGGGGCAGAGGCACAGGCGCTGGCCAGGCCGGGCATGACCGTGCGCGACCTGCTGGCCGCCCTGGCCGAGGCCGACCTGCTGACCGATGCGCTGCGGCTGCTGGCCTATGCGCTGCCGCGGCGCGAAGCGGTGTGGTGGGCGTGCCAATGCGCCCGCCAGGCCCAGCCGGCCCAGCCGCTGGCGCCGGACATGGAGATCATCCAGGCCAGCGAGGCCTGGGTCTATCGGCCGCACGACAAGAGCCGGCGCGCGGCGATGGACCTGGCGATGCAGACGGAATTCGACCGCGCCGCCCACTGGACAGCGGCGGCGGCGTTCTGGAGCGGCGGCAGCATCGCCCCGCC is a window from the Alphaproteobacteria bacterium genome containing:
- the tssF gene encoding type VI secretion system baseplate subunit TssF, with the protein product MSDRLLDFYNRELSFIRQMGESFARQHPGIAGHLRMSGTTVEDPHVSRLIEAFALLNARTRLKLEDDFPELTQSLLDLLYPHYLAPIPSMAIARLRADPAAEGVASVKRMTEVDTEPVAGETCRFRTCFDTDVWPVELTAVQFSGSPVVAPANRQAPNAEGALRITLRCMNEQATFSDLQPDRLRFFISAQPQIAYLLYELIFNHTQSVAFADGPADTEPVIVDKSVIEPVGFGPDQGMLPYPARSFAGYRLLTEFFAFPEKFLFFDIAGFDAKTLIGAGRTLELFLYFDRSATELERGVSADALTLGCTPIVNLFRQRADPVRLTHSQSEYRVVPDARRPRGTEVYSVDNVSGRTAEGDAVAFEPFFALRHSHEDSAGRRYWHARRSAAVGDIPGTQTHLAFVDLDFNPNIAHDLIVSIETTCLNRNLPDDLPFGGGHPELRFVEPNAAVAGIVCVTAPTSTLRLNFGEAGYVRLMSHLALNHLSLTGDEAAATLREILTLYDFRDAPETRAVIGGIVEVSTRPTAARAPGAIVGAICRGLEVSVTFDPSRFSGSGMFLMASVLERFFALYASANSFTQFVARVRGRKGPMKKWPPRAGQRQIL
- the tssG gene encoding type VI secretion system baseplate subunit TssG — protein: MATARRSATDSVADRLHHEPERFALFQAVRLLEQAARVGAAAPPSADRPVGQDARPDSEVVRFRAATGLAFPAGELQRIALAPDQEPAEGDEALTQTAIRRRVGPQQPELSVNLMGLTGPSGVLPQGYSEILVRALRERSGAMRDFFDMFNHRAIALFYRAWVKYRMPFSFERHGGRGDDGVTQFLAGLVGLGHGRARRRHAAADEAFFHYAGLYAHWPRSVSGLEAMLTDYLDRPVVADQFCGQWLKLPAEVQTRLAGPGSPVESNCQLGVSAMAGSRAWDVQGTIRLRIGPVRGRLFEDLLPGGTAFARLRDLVRMYLGLEYACRLQLTVARDEAPPAALDGRTRLGLNGWLIAHAPKADLKDAEFALV
- a CDS encoding type VI secretion system tube protein Hcp, with amino-acid sequence MAIYMKLGDKIKGNVTAEGFKDQIELHSLQWGVGRGISTPVGSSANREASAPSISEVTVSKELDNASAQLFTEATTGKADQGLKCEITIVKTGDKLEEIAKFTLENTMISGYSLSSGGDRPSESLSLNFTKVEYKVTPTQPDGKAGDPVTSSFNLATGKA
- the tssI gene encoding type VI secretion system tip protein TssI/VgrG, coding for MADQITQDERRLSVESPLGADVLLISGFSGTEGLSQLFDFRLDLLSATTDITPDKLLGKSVTVKIDRPGGDPRYFNGVVRRFAPGAMGARGLRSYVADIVPTLWLLTQTADHKIFQEKTAKDIIEDVLKGHDVTNYRFGVIKESHPTREYCVQYGETAFAFVQRLMEEEGIFFFIEHKQGEHTIVIADDKAAYVDCADAQVELTGDAMLSNAVSQWQPNYRFQTGKWTQRDFDFEQPGTVKDLQTEQATGISISAFSSYERFQYPGLYVKKTDGTLLTRLQMETVEAGYHVVDGASDLASFVPGAKIKVKNDPDGADSSYVLTAVSHTASGGSLQAGGGGGESYANGFSCIPADVVFRPPRLTPKPMVHGPQTAIVVGQSGQEIFCDKYGRIKVQFHWDRYGKSDENSSCWIRVAQAWAGAKWGTIFTPRVGMEVVVEFLDGDPDRPLVTGCVYNGDNGVPYTLADNKTQSGVLTRSSTGGAAANANELRFEDKKGSEEVFFHAEKDFKREVENDDTLTVDHDRKKTIKNDETIEVQGNRTDTVKKDETVTIEGNRTKTVKKDDTLTVDADRSATVKGKDTTTVTGDTTVTVSSGNFSLQASAGQVTIEAAQSIELKVGGNSVKIDPSGVTINGTMVKASGSASVTVEGSMTKVAGSGMLQLQGGLVKVN